From the Acidilutibacter cellobiosedens genome, one window contains:
- a CDS encoding YitT family protein — protein MSNYIEKLKNDKSKDVVRKLFFILLGNLFCAVAFNVFFVPNRLLSGGIGGIGILIQYLTGMPAGIMVFILNLPIFLIGSRLVDREFAVFGFISMLVFSFLLTVTKDINQYLAVKDILLGAIFGGIFNGIGMGLMFRHRTCQGGFDIIAAVLKSKYNINIGSGLMAANTIVISFSSLLFGYKSAMYTLISMYIGYRILDKVQTGLNVRKKIIIISNKPEELADTILKQLNRGVTFLEGSGAYTKEGKKVIYCVVTSRETVKLKHIIDEIDPKAFFIASDVVEVRGKGFKNTGI, from the coding sequence ATGTCAAATTATATTGAAAAATTGAAAAATGATAAGTCCAAAGATGTAGTAAGAAAATTGTTTTTTATACTGTTGGGTAATCTCTTTTGTGCTGTCGCGTTTAATGTATTTTTTGTACCTAACAGACTTCTAAGCGGCGGTATAGGAGGCATTGGAATATTAATTCAGTACCTGACAGGTATGCCGGCAGGTATTATGGTATTCATTTTAAATCTTCCTATTTTTTTAATAGGAAGCAGACTGGTGGATAGAGAATTTGCTGTATTTGGATTTATTTCCATGCTGGTTTTTTCTTTTTTATTGACTGTAACCAAGGACATCAATCAATATTTAGCGGTAAAGGATATACTGCTGGGGGCAATTTTTGGCGGTATATTTAACGGAATAGGTATGGGGCTTATGTTTAGGCACAGAACTTGTCAAGGGGGATTTGACATAATAGCCGCCGTACTTAAATCCAAATATAATATAAATATCGGGTCTGGATTGATGGCAGCCAATACGATAGTAATATCTTTTTCGTCTTTGTTATTTGGATACAAATCCGCAATGTATACATTGATATCCATGTATATAGGATACAGGATTTTAGACAAAGTACAAACAGGGCTTAATGTAAGGAAAAAAATAATCATAATATCAAATAAGCCTGAAGAATTGGCAGATACCATACTAAAGCAGTTAAACAGAGGGGTTACCTTTTTGGAAGGCTCAGGTGCTTATACAAAAGAGGGCAAAAAGGTTATATATTGTGTGGTTACTTCCAGAGAAACGGTAAAATTAAAACATATTATTGATGAAATAGATCCGAAAGCATTTTTTATAGCAAGCGATGTCGTAGAGGTAAGAGGAAAGGGATTTAAAAATACGGGGATATAA
- a CDS encoding dimethylarginine dimethylaminohydrolase family protein — translation MIKNVIVRKPSKNFADGITTADLGKPDYEKALEQHEGYIEALKECGCSVTVLEADERYPDSTFVEDVAVVTEKCAIITRPGAASRKGEEKEIIDTLKKFYSNIEYLEGSACLEGGDILRIDKHFYIGQSKRTNAEGARQLTAILNKYGYTASAVPVKQILHLKTGVIYAGNNTVIAAGEFKDNDVFKKFKMIKVDDDEAYSANCVKMNGHLIIPKGFSKSKKAIVDAGFKIVEVEMSEFEKMDGGLTCLSLRIPEDSSK, via the coding sequence ATGATAAAAAATGTAATAGTGAGAAAGCCATCTAAAAATTTTGCTGATGGTATAACTACCGCTGATCTCGGCAAACCGGATTATGAAAAAGCATTAGAACAACATGAAGGTTATATCGAAGCACTAAAAGAATGCGGATGTTCCGTTACTGTACTTGAAGCTGATGAAAGATATCCCGATTCCACATTTGTAGAGGATGTAGCTGTTGTAACTGAAAAGTGTGCCATAATTACAAGACCTGGTGCTGCTTCAAGAAAGGGAGAAGAAAAGGAAATAATAGATACTCTTAAGAAATTTTATAGCAATATCGAGTATTTAGAGGGTTCTGCCTGCCTTGAAGGAGGAGATATACTGAGAATTGACAAACACTTTTATATAGGACAATCGAAGAGAACGAATGCGGAAGGAGCAAGGCAGCTTACGGCAATATTAAATAAATATGGGTATACCGCTTCAGCAGTGCCGGTAAAACAAATACTTCATCTTAAGACGGGAGTAATTTATGCAGGGAATAATACAGTTATTGCCGCCGGTGAATTTAAGGATAATGATGTATTTAAGAAATTTAAAATGATAAAAGTAGACGATGATGAAGCTTATTCTGCAAACTGCGTTAAAATGAACGGTCATCTTATAATTCCAAAGGGATTTTCAAAATCAAAGAAAGCCATAGTTGATGCAGGTTTTAAGATTGTAGAAGTTGAAATGTCGGAATTTGAGAAGATGGACGGCGGACTTACCTGCCTGTCTCTTAGGATACCGGAAGATAGCTCAAAATAA